The Gemmata palustris genome includes a region encoding these proteins:
- a CDS encoding prolyl hydroxylase family protein produces MTKTLLDDEKVFAIADFLTAEECAAFVAQSEAIGYGDALFGGEVVKSFRDNERVLLDDPALAERLFLRAQPFLPHAIGERELVGFNERFRFYRYDPGQTFKPHLDGAYYRIKQFEVSELTFMVYLNDDFTGGHTNFFSDGNSFLLFGGAPRLRVKPVRGTALVFLHRQWHEGAAVETGRKYVLRTDVMYGPGAKFGTT; encoded by the coding sequence ATGACCAAAACACTACTCGATGATGAGAAGGTGTTTGCGATCGCGGACTTTCTCACCGCGGAGGAGTGCGCGGCGTTCGTCGCTCAGAGCGAGGCCATCGGGTACGGGGACGCGCTGTTCGGTGGCGAAGTCGTCAAGAGCTTCCGCGACAACGAGCGCGTTTTGCTCGACGATCCCGCACTCGCCGAGCGCCTGTTTCTCCGTGCCCAGCCGTTTTTGCCACACGCCATCGGGGAACGCGAACTCGTCGGCTTCAACGAGCGGTTCCGCTTCTACCGCTACGATCCCGGTCAGACGTTTAAGCCCCATTTGGACGGCGCCTACTACCGCATCAAACAGTTCGAGGTCAGCGAACTCACGTTCATGGTTTACTTGAATGATGATTTCACGGGTGGGCACACGAACTTCTTTTCCGACGGCAACTCCTTCCTCTTGTTCGGTGGAGCCCCGCGCCTCCGCGTGAAGCCCGTCCGCGGGACGGCGCTGGTTTTCCTCCACCGGCAGTGGCACGAAGGGGCCGCGGTGGAAACGGGGCGGAAGTACGTTCTCCGCACCGACGTGATGTACGGCCCGGGTGCGAAGTTCGGAACCACCTGA